In one window of Orcinus orca chromosome 17, mOrcOrc1.1, whole genome shotgun sequence DNA:
- the ZNF623 gene encoding zinc finger protein 623 has protein sequence MEVAAPAPGGGPEPRLGGLLGNLDGQSLRSCPSQEGGFKQVTVTHWKIQTGEAAQVGSKSGGSPVLSSNLLLLQRELIEGEAHQREACGSFPFNSDLVRHQVSQAGEKSHRRDECGRGFGQSSHLVEHPRAHGGDRLYVCNACGKDFVLYADLVEHQKAHAGERPFKCAQCGKAFCHSSDLIRHQRVHTRERPFECKECGKGFSQSSLLIRHQRIHTGERPYECNECGKAFIRSSSLIRHYQVHTEVRQYECEECRKAFRHRSDLIEHQRIHTGERPYECNECGKAFIRSSKLIQHQRIHTGERPYVCNECGKRFSQTSNFTQHQRIHTGEKLYECNECGKAFFLSSYLIRHQKIHTGERVYECKECGKAFLQKAHLTEHQKIHTGDRPFACKDCGKAFIQSSKLLLHQVIHTGEKPYVCSYCGKGFIQRSNFLQHQKIHAEDKLYECSQYRTEFTSTPNFKGSQEVHQEGLPLSQTPIHLGEKYVGQGEHTDL, from the coding sequence ATGGAGGTCGCTGCCCCTGCGCCTGGCGGGGGCCCTGAACCCAGATTAGGGGGGCTGTTGGGAAACCTGGACGGGCAGAGCCTGCGgagctgcccctcccaggaggGAGGTTTCAAGCAGGTGACAGTTACCCACTGGAAGATCCAAACAGGAGAGGCAGCGCAGGTGGGCAGTAAGTCAGGAGGAAGCCCCGTCCTGAGCTCAAACCTCCTCCTGCTTCAGAGAGAGCTGATCGAAGGGGAGGCCCACCAGCGCGAGGCTTGCGGAAGCTTCCCATTTAATTCGGACCTGGTCAGACATCAGGTttctcaggctggggagaagtCTCACAGACGTGACGAGTGTGGGAGGGGCTTCGGCCAGAGCTCCCACCTCGTGGAGCATCCGCGCGCTCACGGCGGAGACAGACTCTACGTGTGTAACGCGTGTGGGAAAGACTTCGTTCTCTACGCGGATCTTGTGGAGCATCAGAAAGCGCACGCGGGAGAAAGGCCCTTCAAGTGCGCTCAGTGTGGGAAGGCGTTCTGTCACAGCTCAGACCTGATCCGCCACCAGCGCGTCCACACCCGGGAGCGACCTTTCGAGTGCAAGGAATGCGGGAAAGGCTTCAGTCAGAGCTCGCTGCTCATCCGGCACCAGAGGATCCACACTGGGGAGAGGCCCTACGAGTGCAACGAGTGCGGCAAGGCCTTCATCCGGAGCTCCAGCCTCATCCGGCATTACCAGGTCCACACGGAGGTGAGGCAGTACGAGTGTGAGGAGTGCAGGAAGGCCTTCCGCCACCGCTCGGACCTCATCGAGCACCAGAGGATCCACACCGGGGAGAGGCCCTACGAGTGCAACGAGTGCGGCAAGGCCTTCATCCGGAGCTCGAAGCTTATCCAGCACCAGAGGATCCACACTGGAGAGAGGCCTTACGTGTGCAACGAGTGCGGGAAGCGTTTCAGCCAGACGTCGAACTTCACTCAGCATCAGAGgatccacactggagagaagctCTATGAATGTAACGAGTGCGGGAAAGCGTTCTTTCTGAGTTCGTACCTTATTCGACACCAGAAGATCCACACTGGAGAGAGGGTGTATgagtgtaaggaatgtgggaaagcttttCTCCAGAAAGCCCATCTCACTGAGCATCAGAAGATCCACACTGGGGACAGGCCCTTTGCATGTAAGgactgtgggaaagccttcattCAGAGCTCCAAGCTCCTCCTACACCAGGTtattcacactggagagaagccctatgTATGTAGTTACTGTGGGAAAGGCTTTATTCAGAGGTCAAACTTCCTTCAGCACCAGAAAATTCATGCTGAAGACAAACTCTATGAATGTAGTCAGTATAGGACAGAGTTCACCTCAACTCCAAACTTTAAAGGCAGCCAAGAGGTTCACCAAGAGGGACTCCCCTTGAGTCAGACCCCCATACATTTGGGTGAGAAGTATGTAGGTCAGGGGGAGCACACAGACTTGTAA